In one window of Macaca thibetana thibetana isolate TM-01 chromosome 5, ASM2454274v1, whole genome shotgun sequence DNA:
- the FGFBP2 gene encoding fibroblast growth factor-binding protein 2, giving the protein MKFIPCLLLVTLSCLGTLGQTPRQKQGSTGEEFHFQTGGRDSCTMRPSSLGPDAGEVWLRVDCHNTDQTYWCEYRGQPSMCQAFVADPKPYWNQALQELRRLHHACQGAPVLRPSVCRKAGPQAHMQQVTSSLNGSPVPNQQPEAGTPSLRPKATVKLTEATQLGKDSMEELGKAKPTTLPTAKATEPGPRPGGNEEAKKKVWEHCWKPFQALCAFLISFFQG; this is encoded by the coding sequence ATGAAGTTCATCCCCTGCCTCCTGCTGGTGACCTTGTCCTGCCTGGGGACTTTGGGTCAGACCCCGAGGCAAAAGCAAGGAAGCACTGGGGAGGAATTCCATTTCCAGACTGGAGGGAGAGATTCCTGCACTATGCGCCCCAGCAGCTTGGGGCCAGATGCTGGAGAAGTCTGGCTTCGCGTCGACTGCCACAACACAGACCAGACATACTGGTGTGAGTACAGGGGGCAGCCCAGTATGTGCCAGGCTTTCGTTGCTGACCCCAAACCTTACTGGAACCAAGCCCTGCAGGAGCTGAGGCGCCTTCACCATGCATGCCAGGGGGCCCCGGTGCTGAGGCCATCCGTGTGCAGGAAGGCTGGGCCCCAGGCCCACATGCAGCAGGTGACTTCCAGCCTCAACGGCAGCCCAGTGCCCAACCAGCAGCCTGAGGCTGGGACGCCATCTCTGAGGCCCAAGGCCACAGTGAAACTCACAGAAGCAACACAGCTGGGAAAGGACTCGATGGAAGAGCTGGGAAAAGCCAAACCCACCACCCTACCCACAGCCAAAGCTACCGAGCCTGGACCCAGGCCTGGAGGGAATGAGGAAGCAAAGAAGAAGGTCTGGGAACACTGTTGGAAACCCTTCCAGGCCCTGTGTGCCTTTCTCATCAGCTTCTTCCAAGGGTGA